A window of Candidatus Sulfotelmatobacter sp. genomic DNA:
TTCGCGGGCTCCGCCGACGTCTCGGCCGCATCGAGCGCGCGCCGCGCGTACGCCGCGCGCGACTCGCCCTCGCTGATGCCGCAGGCCACCAGCGCGGCGTAACCGCGCTGCCGCGGCCGCTCGAACGCCTCGCGACGCTGCAGCGGCCCGAGGTCGCCGCGCAAGCTGGCGCGGAACACCTCGGTCCCCTTGGCGGTGTTCGGCCGCACCGCGCTCTCCAACTCCAGCGCGTACTGTTCGACCAGCGCGTCCTCGCCGGCGAACCAGGCGCCGAAAACCGCTTCTTGCAGGGCGAGCGCCGTGACGGTGGCGTCCCCCGATTCGTGCGCCAGCGCCACCGATCGGTCGAGCAGCGCGCGTTCGGTCGCGCGCGGTTGCGTCAAGCGCGCGACGCGTGCCACGACTTCTTGCAAGCCGAGCGAGCGGGTGAACGCGACGTCGGCGAAGTACGGCTCGGCCTGCGCCCACAACCGCAACGCGTCGGCGAAGCGCCCGACCCGCGTCGCGACGCTGGCTTGAAAGAGCAGGCGAATGCCGCGGTACCGGTCCGGCAACGCGGTGCCCGGTGGCGTTAGCACTTCGAAGATCTCCAGCGCCTCGTCGTGCCGGCCCAAGTTCGTGAGGACGTTGCCCAAGCTCGTCAGCACGCCGATGCGGGTCGGCAGCGGCGTATCGTCGGTCAGCGCCTCACGCACGGCCAGCGCTTCGTAGAGCCACTGCCGCTGGGAGATCCCGCTCGAACGGACCGCGGTCGCCGCCGCCCACAACGCGCCGTGCCGCATCAGCTCGCGTTCGTCGAGCTTGCCGACGACCTCGGCGAACAGGGGCGGCACCTCGTTGACGAACAGCTCGTACTGACCCTCGAGCAGGTGCGCAGCGCGCGCCGGCTCGCCGGCGGCCTGATAGAGCTGCGCGCCGCGCAGCGGCGCCCGTGGCGCGAGCCGTTCGGCGGCGCGCAGCAGCATCGCGCGACAGCGTTCCGGATAGCGCTCGTGCAAGGTCGCGCGCGCCAGCGGGTGGGCCTCGTAGGCGTCCTCGCCGATGCGATAGACGAAGGGCGAGGAACGGGCCACTTCGGCCAGCTCGGCGGCGGCCGCCGGATCGTCGAGCACCTGGGCGATCTCCTCGCCCCGCGCGCCCGGAATGCTGGCGATCGCCATCAGCCGCTCGAACTGCCGCGGCGCGAGCACGGCGAAGATCTGTTCGACCAGATAGTCGTAGAGGTCGACGAACTCTAGGCCGCTGGTGACCTCGAGCGCTTTGCTCAGCGAGCCTTCGCGCGCCAGCCGCGCGAACAGCAGCACCGCGATCGGCCAGCCGCGCGTGATGCGCGCGATCTGATCGAGCGCGCCGCGCGGCAGCTCGGCGTCGCGAAACGCTTCGGCGATCTCGCCCGCGTCGAACGCCAGCTGCTCCTCGCGCAGCGTCACCAGCTCGTGCGGCGCGGCAAACCGGCTCAGCGTGAGCGGGAGCGCGCGGCGAGAGCAGATCGCGATCTGGCGCTGCGGCGGGGTGCGTGCCAACAGCCGTGCCAGCAAATCGATCCGCTCGACCGACTCGGCCAGGTGCTCGGCGTTCTCGAACACGAACAGCGGCTGTTGCGGCGACTCCGACCACGCATCGAGCATCAAGCCGGCCCACGTCGCCACGTCGTCGGCGTCGGCCAGCCGCTGCTCGGCCAGCGCGCGTTCGCGCCGCGCGTCGCCGCCGGCCAGCGCGCCCGCCACCCGTCCGGCGAAGTCGACGCTGCCGGTCAGATCGCGACAGTCACAGACCGCGTATGAGGTGAACGTCTGCGCATATTGGCGGATCGCCGCGCTCTTGCCGTAGCCGGCCGGTGCGATCGCGGCGACGATGCGCGGCGCGCCGAGCGAGAGCCGCTTGGTGAGCGACGTGCGGGGAATCTGGTGCCGCCAACCTGCGGACGCGTCGACCCTGGGCATCGTTCCGTACGTTCGGAGCGATTTCGTGCGCCTGCGACGGTGGACCTACGCTTTCTCGACGATCCCCGTTCGCCTCCGCAACGCGCGTCCGGTGCGCCTTCTCAGAAACGCGCCGATGCGGCGCGAATGCGCTACGTGAGGACCGGCAAGGTCGCGAAGCTTCCGTTGACGATGGCGGTCGACGGGCGTCCCAGCCACTGCTCGAGCACCGTCGCGTAGACGGTCCGGAAATCCGTCGAGAACGGCAGATTGCCCATGCTGAGCTGCGCGAGCTCGGGGTGCCGGCCGTACAGGCCGCCCTTGACGCCGCCGCCGATGAGGAACAGCGGTGCGGCCTCGCCGTGATCGGTGCCGCGGCTGGCGTTCTCTTCCACCCGCCGGCCGAACTCGCTGAAGGTCATGGTCAGCACGCGGCGGTCGTTGCCGTGCGCGGTCAGGTCGGCGTAGAACGCGGCGACGGCGTTCGCGAAGTCGGCCAGCAGCCGGTCCTGCGTCTGCGGCTGGGTCGTGTGCGTGTCGAACGAGCCGTGCTGCACGTAGAGCACGCGCGTACCGAGCTTGGAGCCGACGATCTGCGCCGCCAACGCGAGACTGCGCCCGAGCGGCGTCGCCGGATAGGTCGCGTCGGTCTTGTAGCCCGCGATCAGCTTGGGCAGCTCTTGCGCGCCGCGCTGGGCGTGGTCTTCGATCTCGGCGACCTGCGCCAAGTACGGCGAGTCGAACGGCACCTGCGCATCCTGCGCGAAGGCGTGGAAGGCGTCGCGGTTGAGCGCGACCCGGTCGCTGACCAAACCGTAGCCGCGCAACGCGTCGATGGCGGGGACGTCGGTCGTCTTGGCGACCAGCACCTCCGGCAACACGTTCGTCAGCGCGACGGCGTTGAAGAGGTTGTCGTGCGGCAAGCCGGCGCCGTCGAGATAGCGCCCGAGCCAGCCGGTCGAGACGTAACCGTCAGGCGTCGCCGTCTGCCAGATCTCCGTCGAGCGGAAGTGCGAGTGGTCGGGGTTGGGGTACCCGACGCCCTGCACGACCGCGACCTGCCCGGCGTCGTACATCTTCTTGAGCGGCGCGAGCGCGGGATTGAAGCCGACGACGTCGTCGAGGCGCAGCACGTTGCCGGCCGGAATCCCGATCGTGGGCCGGAAGCGGTAGTAGTCGGGCATCCCGAACGGCACCACCGTGTTGAGGCCGTCGTTTCCGCCCTGCAGGTTGACGACGACCAGCACGCGATCGTCGTCCGCACCCGCGGCACCCAGCGGCGCCTGCGCGAGCGCTCGCGCGAAGAAATCGTCGGTCCGTCCGACGACGGTAAGCCCCGAGAGCGCACCCAGGAGAAACGACGAACGAGAGAGCTGCATCGGCGTGAGTGTTCCTTTATGCCAACTGATACGCAGGCATCGCCATCGTCAGATAGGCTGCGCCGCGGACGCGTTCGTCGATGTTCTCGACGGAGAGCTGGGCCAGGGCCGATTGGCCGCTGCCGGAGAGATACGAGACGAGCTGCGTCTGGGCGGCGTGCGAGACGTCGCCCTGCAGCATCGTGTCGGTGAGGATGAAGGCGACTTGCGTCGGGTCCATGGTGCGCATCGTCGGCTGGATCCAGGCCGCGTCGGCCGTCATCTTCGGGTTCTCGGCGACGGCGTTGGCGAAGTTCTCGCGGGTCAGCACCGTCTGGCTGTTGAGCCAGGCCGCGCCGCCGTCCCAGCCTTTGACGTTGGGCGGATAGAACAGCACCTGGCCCATCGCGCGCAGCGCGCCGAGCTCGGCCGGCCGGACGTCGGAAACGCCGAACAGCTGATGCGTTCCGACGACGAACTGCACGGGGCTCTTGACCAGCGCCCGATAGGCGCGGTCGCTGTAGAAGACGTTGCTGGCCAGCAACGTCGCCATCACCGGGCGCAGGTCGAAGTCGTGGTGCCGTAAGAGCGCCGCGACCTGATCGACCAGCGCGGGCTCGGGATCGTCGTAGACGAAGAACGAGAGCAGCTTGGTCGCGAAGAAGCGCGGGCACGCGGGCTGCTGGAAAATGATGCGCACGATGTCGCCGCCGTCGAAGTTGCCGGTTTGGCGCAGGAACGTCTTGACGCCCTCGTCGTGCTGGAAGCGCCGTGCCACGAACGTTCCGGTGTCGTCGGCGTTGCGACGGAAGCTCCAGCCGGTGAACGCTCGCGCCGATTCGCGCACGTCGGTCTCAGTATAGTTTCCGATTCCGAGCGTGAAGAGCTCCATCAGCTCGCGGGCGTAGTTCTCGTTCGGGTGCGCCTTGACGTTGACGTTGTTGTCGAGGTAGCGCAGCATGGCGGGGTCCTGCGAGACCCGCAGCGTCAGTTCGCGCACGTTGCCCAGCGCGAAGGTGCGGAAGAGCTGGTTCTGTGCCAGCAGCTCCTGCTCGGTCGTGCCCTTCTCCGGCGAGCTGGTGAAGTGGCCGTGCCAGAACAGCGCCATCTTCTCTTGCAGCGGCGCCGGCGTTGCGATCATCCGCTCGAGCCACCAGGTCTGCAACGCGATCAGGTTGTCGCGGCGGATGACGTTGTTGCGCATCTGGAACGATTTGCGCGCGGCCACGGTCGCGTCGTCGGTAGCCGCGTTCTTCCCGTACAGACCCGGCGGCGCGACCAGCTGCGGCTGCAGCAGCGGCGGCTCGGCGGCCGGCCCGTCGTCGAAGCGCACCAGCGCGGCGGCCGCCTGCGCCGGGCCGAGCGACGTATACCGGTCGACGTCGGCGGGCGAGCCGCCGAAACCGGCACGCCGCAGCAGGTGGGCCGCGAGCCGGCGGTTCCACGGTCCGGCGTACGGGCGGAGCGCGGTCGTCGCATCGAGCGAACCGGCCGGGCGATATGACGGTGAAGCGAGAGTCGTCTGCGGAGCGGCCACGATGCCAGGATAACGCCAGGGACGCGATTCGCGCACGGCGGCATGGATATTCTCATCCCGCCCTTAAAAACGGCAATCGTGAGCCTGCTCGAATCCCACGTCGACCGCGACTCGGCCTTCGAACACAACGCCGCGTCGATGGCGACGCTCGTCGAGGATCTGCGCGCCAACCTCGCGCGCGTGCGCGGCGGCGGCGGCCCCGCGGCGGTCGAACGCCATCGCGCGCGCGGCAAGCTGACCGCGCGCGACCGCATCGACCGCCTGGTCGATCCCGGCAGCGCGTTCCTGGAGCTCTCGGCACTGGCCGCGCACGACATGTACGGCAACGACGCACCGGCCGCCGGCATCGTGACCGGCATCGGCGCGGTGTCGGGAACCGACTGCGTCATCATCGCCAACGACGCGACCGTCAAAGGCGGCACCTACTATCCGATGACCGTCAAGAAGCATCTGCGCGCGCAGGAGATCGCGGCGCAGAACGGTTTGGCGTGCATCTACCTGGTCGACTCCGGCGGCGCGTTCTTGCCGCTGCAGGACGAGGTCTTCCCCGACCGCGACCATTTCGGGCGCAACTTCTACAATCAGGCGCGCATGTCGGCCGAGGGCATCCCGCAGATCGCCTCGGTGATGGGCTCGTGCACGGCCGGGGGCGCCTACGTGCCGGCGATGTCCGACGAGACCGTCATCGTCAAGGACGAGGGGACGATCTTCTTGGGCGGGCCGCCGCTGGTGCAAGCCGCGACCGGCGAGATCGTCACCGCCGAAGAGCTGGGCGGCGCCGACGTGCACACTCGGATCAGCGGCGTCGCCGATCACTTCGCCGTCGACGACGAGCACGCGCTCGGCATCGTACGGCAGATCGTCGCGCACGTCGACCGCCGGCCCTACGATCCGTGGCCGCTGCGCACGCCGCGGCCACCGGCGCGCGACCCGCACGATCTGTACGGGATCATCCCGGCCGACGCGCGGCAGAGCTACGACGTGCGCGAGGTGATCGCGCGCCTGGTCGACGGCTCCGACTTCGCCGAGTTCAAGGCGCGCTACGGCACGACGCTGGTGTGCGGCTTCGCGCACCTCGAGGGCCACCCGGTCGGCATCCTCGCCAACAACGGCATCTTGTTCAGCGAGTCCGCGCTCAAGGGCGCGCACTTCATCGAGCTGTGCTGCAAGCGCGGCATTCCGCTGCTCTTCCTGCAGAACATCACCGGGTTCATGATCGGGCGCGAGTACGAGAACCGCGGTATCGCCAAGGACGGCGCCAAGCTCGTCACCGCGGTCGCCTGCGCCGAGGTGCCGAAGTTCACCGTCGTCATCGGCGGCAGCTTCGGCGCCGGCAACTACGGGATGTGCGGACGCGCCTACGCGCCGCGCCAGCTCTGGATGTGGCCCAACGCGCGCATCAGCGTCATGGGCGGCGCGCAGGCGGCCTCGACGCTGCTGACGGTGCGCATGAACGCCGACGCCGAGCGCGACAAACCAGCGCTCAGCGCGGCCGAGCAAGACGCGTTCAAGGCGCCGATCCTCGAGAAGTACGAGCTCGAGGGGAACCCGTATTACTCTTCGGCGCGGTTGTGGGACGACGGCATCATCGATCCGCTCGACACGCGCCGCGTCCTGAGCATCGGCTTACGCGCCGCGCGCTACGCGCCGCCGAAAGCGACGACCTTCGGCGTCTTCCGCATGTAAGCGTCAGCGCTGCGACAAACGTCGCTGGCGTGACAAAGGTCGGAGGCGACTGGAAAACGTCGAGTAATCGACCGATCACTAGGCCCATGAGACTGCGGATGGGTACTCAGCTCGCGTTCGGCTTTTTCGTTCCGATCGCGGCACTGGCGCTGGCGATCGTCGCCGTCACGGCCGAGATCGCGCACGTGCAAACGCTCAAAGACGACTTGCTGCTCAAGTCGAACATACGCGCGCACACGCGCGACATTCTCTTTCAGGTCACGGCGGCGCGCTACGCGACGCGCGGCTACACGCTCACGCTGCAGCCCAAGAATCTCGAAGCGCAGCACGCAGCGATCGTGACGGCGCACGACGACGTGGCCTTCGTCGTCGCGCACGAGGCGACGCTGCCGGCGGCCCTCGCACCGCAGATCGACGGACTCGACGCGATGGTCACCGCCATCGACCAGCGCAGCACCGAGGTCGCGGATCTCGCCAAGCGCGATCGCGCGATCGTCCTCGAGACGTACATGGGCCACACGAGCGGGCGCGACGCGCACGCGAGCGCGGTCATTGCGGGCAACGTCGGCGGCTTCGCCGCGCTGGCGCGGACGCTCGACGTCATCCTCAAGGCGGCGGGCGCTTCGGCCGACGCTTCGGCGGCGACGATGCACGACCAGCTCGTCCTGCTCGAACGGCTGCTGCTGGGGATCGGTTTGGCGACGGTGCTCGCGACGATCGTCGTCGCCGGACTGCTCGCGCGCCGTATGACTCGCCGGCTCAGCCGCGTCTCGGGCGCGCTCGACGCGATCGTCAGCGACGATTTCGAACGGCTCTCGCAAGCGCTCGACCGGCTCGCGCACGGTGATTTGCGCGTCGGCTTCCGCTCGGAACGCGTGGCGCTCGCCGATCCGTCGGCCGACGAGATCGGCGATCTGACCCGCAGCTACGACGCCCTGGCGGCCGGCCTGGGCGCCGTCGGCGCGCGGCTCAACGACGGGACCGCGCAGTTGCGCTCGCTGATCGGTGGCGTCGTCACCGCCTCGCGCAGCCTCTCGCTGGCCTCGGACCAGACGTCGAGCGCGGCCAATCAGGCCTCGGCGGCCGTCGAGCAGATCGCGCGCGCCGTCGAGAGCGTGGCCGAGGGAGCCAAGGAACAAGCGCACCGCACCGCGCAGGCCAGCGCGGCCGTCGAAGAGCTGGCGCGCTCGGCCGAGATGATCGCGACGACCGCGGCCCATCAAGCCGGTGCGATCCAAGACGCGACCGGCGGCTTGCAGAAGCTCGACGACGGGATCGCCTCTCTCTCCACGCACGGCGACGACCTGGCGCGCAGCGCGCGCGACGCGACGCAAGAGGCGGGCGGCGGGAACGACGCCGTCACCCGCACGCAGGCCACGATGCGCCAGCTGCGCGAGGTTTCGCAGCGAGCCGCGGAGGCGATGCTCGCGCTCGAAGAGCGTTCGCAACAAGTCGAGACGATCGTACGGGCGATCGAAGAGATCGCCGAGCAGACGAACCTGTTGGCGCTCAACGCGGCGATCGAGGCGGCGCGCGCCGGCGATCACGGCCGGGGCTTCGCGGTCGTCGCCGACGAGGTCCGCAAGTTGGCGGAACGCTCGGCCGGCGCGACCAGCGAGATCTC
This region includes:
- a CDS encoding BTAD domain-containing putative transcriptional regulator; protein product: MPRVDASAGWRHQIPRTSLTKRLSLGAPRIVAAIAPAGYGKSAAIRQYAQTFTSYAVCDCRDLTGSVDFAGRVAGALAGGDARRERALAEQRLADADDVATWAGLMLDAWSESPQQPLFVFENAEHLAESVERIDLLARLLARTPPQRQIAICSRRALPLTLSRFAAPHELVTLREEQLAFDAGEIAEAFRDAELPRGALDQIARITRGWPIAVLLFARLAREGSLSKALEVTSGLEFVDLYDYLVEQIFAVLAPRQFERLMAIASIPGARGEEIAQVLDDPAAAAELAEVARSSPFVYRIGEDAYEAHPLARATLHERYPERCRAMLLRAAERLAPRAPLRGAQLYQAAGEPARAAHLLEGQYELFVNEVPPLFAEVVGKLDERELMRHGALWAAATAVRSSGISQRQWLYEALAVREALTDDTPLPTRIGVLTSLGNVLTNLGRHDEALEIFEVLTPPGTALPDRYRGIRLLFQASVATRVGRFADALRLWAQAEPYFADVAFTRSLGLQEVVARVARLTQPRATERALLDRSVALAHESGDATVTALALQEAVFGAWFAGEDALVEQYALELESAVRPNTAKGTEVFRASLRGDLGPLQRREAFERPRQRGYAALVACGISEGESRAAYARRALDAAETSAEPANIAIASIVCAECVPRERAAFVARARTTAGLVEAPALAAAIDAYARGADDELGLLGPLVRRLRARRLVEPVESADGLSVSIFDGVVRRGDEPVALSNRERELVVYLALHRRACTRGELLDAIWPEHEGTGSLLRVSVRRVRERLHDHDVVRQLPSGEYQLAADVRVDLDECDRTLRLAAGAPLTADLRARLEGYARVTDGTLPATLAAWEWTAPFAPRVEEIARGVLLRLGHDALEHGRDAAARAYAERVLVHDQCDEPAWELLIRAILAGDGRAAAQRAYRKYRTLLASELGAEPSPELAVLAGAKRTV
- a CDS encoding methyl-accepting chemotaxis protein, giving the protein MGTQLAFGFFVPIAALALAIVAVTAEIAHVQTLKDDLLLKSNIRAHTRDILFQVTAARYATRGYTLTLQPKNLEAQHAAIVTAHDDVAFVVAHEATLPAALAPQIDGLDAMVTAIDQRSTEVADLAKRDRAIVLETYMGHTSGRDAHASAVIAGNVGGFAALARTLDVILKAAGASADASAATMHDQLVLLERLLLGIGLATVLATIVVAGLLARRMTRRLSRVSGALDAIVSDDFERLSQALDRLAHGDLRVGFRSERVALADPSADEIGDLTRSYDALAAGLGAVGARLNDGTAQLRSLIGGVVTASRSLSLASDQTSSAANQASAAVEQIARAVESVAEGAKEQAHRTAQASAAVEELARSAEMIATTAAHQAGAIQDATGGLQKLDDGIASLSTHGDDLARSARDATQEAGGGNDAVTRTQATMRQLREVSQRAAEAMLALEERSQQVETIVRAIEEIAEQTNLLALNAAIEAARAGDHGRGFAVVADEVRKLAERSAGATSEISQILSAIRRETLNAAQAMRASDSSMEDGLTVAERAAAALAGVERAIETTTSVAEELASRARAMRDASLHVTENVASASAAVEENAAAAGQMRVTTHEITSTMTPVAQAAEEQSAAAQQAALATGELASGVVEIDATARALRDQAEQLDRLVARFIVDGDAPLAVPGFGALVAAG
- a CDS encoding DUF1800 domain-containing protein is translated as MAAPQTTLASPSYRPAGSLDATTALRPYAGPWNRRLAAHLLRRAGFGGSPADVDRYTSLGPAQAAAALVRFDDGPAAEPPLLQPQLVAPPGLYGKNAATDDATVAARKSFQMRNNVIRRDNLIALQTWWLERMIATPAPLQEKMALFWHGHFTSSPEKGTTEQELLAQNQLFRTFALGNVRELTLRVSQDPAMLRYLDNNVNVKAHPNENYARELMELFTLGIGNYTETDVRESARAFTGWSFRRNADDTGTFVARRFQHDEGVKTFLRQTGNFDGGDIVRIIFQQPACPRFFATKLLSFFVYDDPEPALVDQVAALLRHHDFDLRPVMATLLASNVFYSDRAYRALVKSPVQFVVGTHQLFGVSDVRPAELGALRAMGQVLFYPPNVKGWDGGAAWLNSQTVLTRENFANAVAENPKMTADAAWIQPTMRTMDPTQVAFILTDTMLQGDVSHAAQTQLVSYLSGSGQSALAQLSVENIDERVRGAAYLTMAMPAYQLA
- a CDS encoding carboxyl transferase domain-containing protein, which gives rise to MSLLESHVDRDSAFEHNAASMATLVEDLRANLARVRGGGGPAAVERHRARGKLTARDRIDRLVDPGSAFLELSALAAHDMYGNDAPAAGIVTGIGAVSGTDCVIIANDATVKGGTYYPMTVKKHLRAQEIAAQNGLACIYLVDSGGAFLPLQDEVFPDRDHFGRNFYNQARMSAEGIPQIASVMGSCTAGGAYVPAMSDETVIVKDEGTIFLGGPPLVQAATGEIVTAEELGGADVHTRISGVADHFAVDDEHALGIVRQIVAHVDRRPYDPWPLRTPRPPARDPHDLYGIIPADARQSYDVREVIARLVDGSDFAEFKARYGTTLVCGFAHLEGHPVGILANNGILFSESALKGAHFIELCCKRGIPLLFLQNITGFMIGREYENRGIAKDGAKLVTAVACAEVPKFTVVIGGSFGAGNYGMCGRAYAPRQLWMWPNARISVMGGAQAASTLLTVRMNADAERDKPALSAAEQDAFKAPILEKYELEGNPYYSSARLWDDGIIDPLDTRRVLSIGLRAARYAPPKATTFGVFRM
- a CDS encoding DUF1501 domain-containing protein; amino-acid sequence: MQLSRSSFLLGALSGLTVVGRTDDFFARALAQAPLGAAGADDDRVLVVVNLQGGNDGLNTVVPFGMPDYYRFRPTIGIPAGNVLRLDDVVGFNPALAPLKKMYDAGQVAVVQGVGYPNPDHSHFRSTEIWQTATPDGYVSTGWLGRYLDGAGLPHDNLFNAVALTNVLPEVLVAKTTDVPAIDALRGYGLVSDRVALNRDAFHAFAQDAQVPFDSPYLAQVAEIEDHAQRGAQELPKLIAGYKTDATYPATPLGRSLALAAQIVGSKLGTRVLYVQHGSFDTHTTQPQTQDRLLADFANAVAAFYADLTAHGNDRRVLTMTFSEFGRRVEENASRGTDHGEAAPLFLIGGGVKGGLYGRHPELAQLSMGNLPFSTDFRTVYATVLEQWLGRPSTAIVNGSFATLPVLT